A window of Toxotes jaculatrix isolate fToxJac2 chromosome 11, fToxJac2.pri, whole genome shotgun sequence genomic DNA:
TGATAGTCGGTGTGCGGCTGTCTTTGAATTTTTTCACAGCTGAATCACCAGGCCTGAGGCCATGTGAtgtcctttctccttctttGAGAACCTGTGGTTCTTCTCTAACAGGCTCTCCTCTACTTTCCTCCactccttcttcctcctggctctttctcttcttttccttccttcctgatTTAGGCTTGGGTTTGAGGTACCAAGCGCTCTCCCAAAGGTCGTCTTTCCTGTATCCATCAGGCCTGTAGTCCACCTCGGGCAGCTCATTGTTCTGGATGGGATCAGAGGGCAGAGTTGCTTCCCTTCTCACGCGTCCTTTCGACTCTGGTGAGGAATTgggtctgtgcagcagctgagagGCCTGGGAGGAATGTGAGGGCTCTCCTCCCTCGCTTAAAGGATCATATCTCTGAAGGCTTGCAGCCACGCTGTTGGGCTCCGCCAAGGCTTGGTCATTGGCATACATTAACAGGTAGGGCAGGCTGCCAGCAGACAGCGCCTCTTCTGGTCTCCTCTGGTACTGCTGCCCTAAGTCcaactccactgacaccaggaGATGACCCTTGTTCCGTGCCTCCTTTATGACCTGGGTCACATCTTTCATCTGCCACACCCCTCTCCTGTGGGGGTGGAAGGTCACATTGCCTAGAAATGACCCCATTGACCCAGATCTAACCTCTGACCCAGAGGGGACAGAGCGAAGGAGCAGGCTGACGGACGGAGAAGGGTGGATGGCTGAGGAACGACAGGATGGGCTCTTGAAGCGTTTACAGAACCAGGGTTTTTGATGAGGGCGCCGATCAAGCAGGAAGTGGAATGTGGCAGAGAGGATGACCTCTGAATCCTGGAGGGTTGTAAAGTTTAGTCGATACACCGTCCTGTGGTCAGAGGACTCTGCAAAGACAATAAATCAGTTGGTGTCAGTCAGGTGAACTACAGTGAAACCTGTTGCTCATTAATAAAGCgcttttaaaaccaaaacatcttCTGAAACATTTGCCACAGCTCCTTTACATAAAAAGATGAATTTACAAAGAAATAATTGGGGCACTTTGCAGCTCAGTGGTGCTTGTATGTTGTAGCCAGAatctattttaaatgttctaCTCATCTTTGGTTGTTCTTGGACAGGTACACACGCTGGGAGCCTAAAATATTTGCTGTGATTAGATGATGGAAGCATTTGCCAATGTTGGCGCTAGTATCAATAAACTGAACCTTACTTGAACTTGCACTTTTGAGCTTTTTCTGTGTTatcagtgatttttaaaaatatatatatttttattaaaaaggaatGTCTGAAAAAGAGGCAAACAATTTGATAATAAAGTCATATATAAACAGGAAAGGGTTTTGTGAATAAGGTGCCAAATTACACCAAACACACTCCTGCTACTACAATCTAAAAAAGTGGTGCTATTAAACACATTTCCTTGTTCTGCGTTACTTGACAGAGCTGTGTGGCTGGTACGAGGTTGTATGCTTTTAGTAGGATTTCAGAAGGTGTCCTTAAGAGGAACCAGACTCTGTGGATCTGGCTGgcaggggtggagggggtgggagtGGGCAGTGGGGGGTGTGAGCAGAGAGCTACATATTCATGATGAACATTAACTTCAACAGCAGAGTTATTGTTCATTGTATAAGAGTTGAGCGGAAGTATGGACTGACTCAAGAGATATACATTACCTTGGATTCAGCCTGCATATGGAAATGCTTACCTCAGTTTCTCTTAAAGCTTCCTCTTAAGCCTAATACAGCCAGCACTGTCTGCCCAGACACCGAGACATAATCAACTGTTTTAACAGATCTTACATTGTTGTGAAAACTCTCTTACATCTCTCCTTGGATTACACTCAGCCTCTGCAGTAAAAATACACACGTGTTATGATATGCCATCTGAGAACTATGTGGGATATAAATGTCCATGAGTTGTGTTTATAAAAACAGCATCAGACAGGGAGGAACGACTGTGCTTTAAGTCCCTTGACTCCAGGACGTGGAGTCACACATGTCCTGTAGCCATAACAAGAGCATAGAAGCCACGACGGTGACCCTTTGTAGCGCGTAACTGCCGCTGAGGTTTTACTGTATTAAAGCCGGGCATTGCTCTCAGGGAATCGCATGCATTCTTGCGCACAGTGCGCGTCCTTCTGCGGTAATTGGTCAGACTCTGCGCTTAAGGGGCACAGCTGCTGCCACAAACCCAGTGTGTCCACAGCGCCCcaaaatcatttaaaagcaTTCTCAGACTGTTCCAAAACAATCCTACCTATTTAGAGCGTCTGACAGAGCCACGCAGCCCCACTGAGCGCTTGTACTTTTAATAACCATCATCCATGAAAAGGATCGGAGAGCTGTCTGGATGCtcctgacatttattttttgctctttGCGTCGGATTACTAGTGCACTAATGGCACACAAGactagatttaaaaaatgttttggttgCAATATGAAATCAGCATGCACGTGAGCACTCTTGCAGGAGGCTATACCTATTTACTGTCAACTGCATATACAGGTTAGTCACACACCTGAGGAGGCTCTGAAACTCCTGACAGTGTTTCCCTCTTTCAGGCGGTTTTCCCTGTTGTATTTCTCGTACAGTTTGAACATGTGCTGGGAGACCATGTCCTGATCCAGGTCATCTGAGAACGGGTCCGAGGAGGACTGGAGAAAGCTGCTGTCCTGCGCGCCCCAAGAGTCCCCTCTCATGATCCTAACCGATGCAGCACCCAGGAAACAGTTTAACATCAACAGGAACAGGTGCGAGGACATCATACTTAGAGCTGCGTTTTATGTGCCGGATTGAATACAAAATCCAAGAGGAAAATACAAGTGCGGAGAAATGTTGTCCAAAACTATCCAAAGTGGACTTTAAAGACGCGCCAAAACAATCCAGACTAAAAAAGACTGTGCGTAAATgttccacctctcctctcactttcGCGCTCGGTGAGCCGTCTCACTCCtctgtgtcagactgtgtgGGACGTGGATGCTGAATGGGTTAGTCCGGACAGGAGTTGGAGCTGCTACTTTTACACTTGCGTCTGTGTGACCGCCACAGACtttgaggaggggggggggggggggggggggggttatacTGGATCTGTGAGAGGTGCTGACGTATACTCCTGTCAGCCAACGAGGTCTCTGCAGAGCACGTAGCAAGGAGTGGAGGTCATGATGCtgacccaccccaccccaccccttcccctctctggtgatgatgatgatgtcgaTGATGTCTTCCTTATGTAGTTTTGCGTCGGTGGAGTGACAACATTGATCCAGAGGCTTCAGCGCAGTGTTTCTGAATAGAACTTGTAGTCATTTGTTTCAGCGCCAGTCAGACAAAGCCACTGTTGAAACTCAATAAACtgcgctttttttttctttgcggGCAAAGTaattccacctcaaaatttccagCTCACCACATTATTTCCAGTAACTGCTTTTGACACGGTCTCAGTCACACATAATTAGCATAGAAACACCTACAATAATAGTCTGACCAACCACCCAAGGGCTATTGTTAGCAACAGTGATCcacatttgtgttgtgtgtgtgtgagagagagagcgagagagagagagagagagagagagaaagagagaatttTGAAGTGAAAGGCTGGTGTGTAACTGTGAGATGAGACTTTCGAGGGGCTTTCTGTGATTTTATTCATGGCAAACAGAACATGACCTCTGCTGGGATTGCCGGGTTCAAACTCTGCACAGTTCTGTCTCTGGTGTGTACgtatttttttgtatgtgtgtgtgtgtctgcctatACGAGTTGTttccagtgtgtgtctctgatgtCTGGAGCTCTGTACCAACAATGCTTGTTTTGTGGAAGTGGTGGTCTCCAGCAGAGAGGCTATAACTAGCTGGGCCTCTGAGGTCACACTCTGccactatacacacacacaaacacatacacacacacacacacacacgcacatgcacgaGCACACATACAGAGCTACTTAGTACATTTCTGGCCCCCAAGGGCCCCACAGGATACTTCTTTTCACTATGTTCCACACCAGCGACAGGTCTTAAATCTGGACTACTCTGGAGATGTGTTtgaaagtgtctgtgtgtgtgtgtgagagagagagagagacaatgaaGAGAGAAATATTTAAAGGAGATGGCTGAAGTGGCATGTTCTATGGTTTTATCataacacaccaacacataaaTGCCTTTGTCTTTTCCCATACCATGTTGTATTACActctgctgaaaaacaaaatatgattaattgttgtggttatttgtttGAGTACATGCAATACCGTTTTCCTTTTGATTAAGTGTCatctttgaaaaacactctgagAAATCCAGTGAGAATTTAGAGTGGCATTTGAGAATGACCACTCCGTAAATCAAAAACCCCTGGCTGCACAAACAGATACTGAAAGATATACAGTTGTTTCTTTTGAAGCAATAAAAATTGCAAACCAAAGAGTAATTGCCCAACATTGAGCTGTCATTCTCTGTTATTAACAAGCCATTAAAAATCCCTTGTCATTGTGGCAACATGGGAGTATCTCGTTGCCGTTCTCTGAAGTAGAACATGGAAATAAACTAAGAGACCTTTGTATTTTATGCAGGCCGAGTAGCTTGAATCATCTGCTCGACAGAATGCAGGAGTTTACACTGGAATGCCTAAAAAAGTTTGAACAGAACTAACATAAGTGTGAGCAGGGAGATAGGGAGGGAGAGTTAAAGTGATATCTGAAACCAGGGCATTAGGGTCATAATAAATAGTCCTGGGGAGGACGCGGCCCAATGCAAGTTCAAGCGTGAGGATGACAACATGAAATGGCTTTGACCTCTAACCCTGAATATGTAGGCCGGTGTGAGATTAATGCCGAGGCATTATCTACAATAatgctcctctctctgtcatgaCTGTGAGGACAGCAGCATCATTGTGACCAGATCTAAtaagatgaaaaacagcaggacagagaaaaCCACTGGTAAATGTTTCTCAAGAGATCTCAAGGCACATAATCTAAGGCTATGGTTACACATGTCATTTCAGTATGGCTTTTATGTTTCAGCCCAAAGCATGGGTGTATTAAGTGACAGGTCAAAGCGCACAAAAATTGGATTTTTTCTAATGTTGCTATTGGATCTTCAAAGCCACATGTGGAAGTAGTCAGGCTCATGCTGAGATCACAATCTCgcacattttgattttaataaaTACGGCCACATCAGATGTGCAACAGCCACTTTCAGACTGAGTGTGGACATGCAGCAATGTAATCTTTGGGATCAGAAATCACATTAAAAGGACAGCTGAAACTGCAGCCACCACACGCACCATACAAAGCATGTATCAGTGCAccagagagctgagagagacacaaagcagaatTTACCAGATGGATACAATGTGGATTGTTGCATAAGTGATATGAACTGACTTGTGGCCTGTAGGATAGAATATGATTTGTCAGTGCAGAGTTTGAATGATTGTTTTATAATCCAGGTTTTCTGAAAGGTGAGTTCTTCTGCCCACTgatctcagcagcagcagtgtacTGTGAAACTTGTTGTATGTGACCACTCGGGCTGTGTTACAGGGCCACGGTGTGCTATAGTTTGTTCAACATGGAGGTCCCTTCGTAGGGCCGTCCAAACCAAACAGGAGTTGTGTTCAGTTCTCTGTGGGGGTATGGAAGAGCGTGAGGAATTAacatgcctctgtgtgtgtgtgtgtgtctgtgtgtggtgcaaGGACTGATGGTTGGTTCTGGAAATGCTCCTAGTTTAACACCTTTGCATGGTATTGGCTAAGACTTTCTGGTTTCATAGCTCAGCAGTGGGGGTCTGatagctgtttgtgtgtatgcacaggGGATTTGATGTGGATCAGCTATTGGCCAGTCATCCTCTAGTGACTGATGTTGTCATGCTTTGTCCAAAAAGAACAGTGCTGTGCACGTTTGGGGGACGGACTAACTGGCAATGTCTTGTgctcataaaaataaaaaaaggagaatgTTTGAGCCAAATGTTTCACATGTTGTGTATCCTCCAGGATGTTTACAGCTGCTATAAGTGAATTTCCTGTGTACCTCAGGAATATTTTATGGGTGGACAAAACAACAGGTCACACTCTAACGTACAAGAGGTCACTCAGGATTGCAGGAACTTAACGTCGGTTTAAAGGCTGTTTTAAGACTTTTAGGATGCTGTTAAACAGACATCCAGGTGAAAACTGCAGCCACATCTAAATCACTACattgttttgggggttttctCCTTGGCTTTTTTCTCCACATTACATGCTGTGGACAGTTTTTGTAGAGGGGCCACAGCTGATAGATTTCCATTTAACTCAATTTATGGATTGTCCAGAGAGATCATGTCATAGACCTCATGAATTGGGTGGAAGCACAAATCTCAGTGacagcaaataaaaccaaaactatttgCATGGCTGGATACCACCAGAAGTAagtcagaaaatatgttttttgggATTCGGGTGAACTAATCCTTTAATGCTTATTTGTATCAAAAATGTCCTGCTTCAGCAGTAAGACTGACACCAGAATACAGGATAAGTATCAAGCGAAACACAGACTGCCTAGAAGCTGTAATTCATGATTTCAGTGGTGGTTTTTGGCATGGGAGAACCGGGCAGACGCCTGGGGCGGCaacacatggggggcggcacaaccacgtgaaaaaaaaaaatcatctgcgccactaGGCTGTTTTCTAtcatctatcatattactgtgtggggaatttGCAAATTGACGTTGTcaccatctcccagcatgcaccaccagcgtatgcatgtagaaacggcaccctgactcagggtaGTGgctaggttggaagagtgtgggagtcgtcgctagtgatggtcctctaacacCCAAGGCTCTGACACATGCGTGGTAGCTCATGAgacagttgtattgaaccactgtgccgAAGTGTGGTTCCCCAGAGGTGTGGTATGCTGGGAGACTCCCCATCACCCAGCATATACATGTATAGACGGTACCCTAACTCATGGTGGTagctggctttatggagagtgtggaagccgtccccatctcccagcatgccccatcagcatatgcatgtgtagatggcaccctgactcagggtaGTGTCTGActttatggagagtgtgggggccgtccccatctcccagcagcatatgcatgtgtgaCGCACACAAAATGTATggtcacattttctgtaattttgtttatattttttttattcacgaTTTTACTTTGGGTGTATTATTTCTGTgaggaaaacagctgaatgtGAGCCGTAAAGGTTAATTATGGCTTCTCGCCAAGCCCTCTCTGCAACACAGTTGCATATCAGTATCGCCAGTAGGAGGCAGTGTGGCGCTGTGCTTCTCCAAAAGACCCTCTTTTTTCCAGCAGACACGCTCACTTCCTTATTCGACGGAACGAAGCTGCATTGAACGGAGGTGCGTATCGCGTGTCTCATCCTTTTGTCCTGTTTTCTACAGGTTTGTGAAGTTTTTTAAAACTTGCATAACTACATACACGTGTTATTAAACACCTAAAATTAGTGTGAGATCGATTTTGTGAGAGTAATACAGATATTGTTtccctttagtttttttttgtgtgacctAAGATGGCGCTGTCCATAAGCGTTTCATTGAAATGAACATAATATGCAAATATAGTCCTGATTTTGGCTCCAGCACGTTTAATTTTGGGTAAAAGTGAGATCTTATTGGTGTGATAGTTTATTTAGGTTACCGTGTTGTGCTTCTAATGTATTCTTGATTTTGTTTAGCACCTTGGAAGGTTACTTTGCAAGTCTTCGGCTCATGCATCTCTTCTAAATTGACGTGCAGTTGTCATGATTGAtagttttttttagattttctaCTAAATCGTGCAGTATTGTGtactaaatgtaaatacagctcAGCATACATATCAGAGGATATatgttgtcaaccagagtactcattgttgcatcacctCTTAACCCGCCCgtaattgttggctgtgtgcattgttctgtttgagtgtcagccaccGTGGGCAAGTTGTGTAAGTCCCCtgagtgaaatatgttttcttttacaataaagaaatgtgtgtgtttcttttggtcAGTCactatggattttatttttaatagatAAAGCAGATTAATGATTTATGCATACATGGTGTATCATTGCTGACAGGCTACCTTTAATGTTCTGTGTGTCCTAAACACATCAAGTCTGGGATGATAGGAACATGTAGGCAGTGCTTGCTAACCTGCTGTGGCCATGCTGATCAGTTCTGTGGCTTCACTGGCCTGGCTGGATGACTGAAGCTGCGCTGGCTTTAGTCCCTCTGCCACAGAAAAGCTCCGTCAATTTAGCGCATTTGGCTGCATCCTGCActagctgtgttttctgtttagtCTTATATCTATCTTATATCTTATATCttagtttgatgactgactgagcggctgagccaatcacatttcagtagaaagaGGGATCAGCTCAAATTAGGAGGGGCCGCTCGTATCCCCCCTTAATATacaaaatattagtttgacccagtccagcggtgcggaatcatcccagtctaacgttaccttccactctgtgccacctgcagCTGCGAGGACAggctgctgcggtacactgatgTTGCATTTTATGGGGTAAAAAAACCTTCCGACCACCGGCTGGGAACGGACCGGCCATTCGGGAAATCTCCCaaacctcccgatggccagccAGCCCCTGTTTATAGCTGTTTGTCACCTACCATGCCAccaggccaccatgccccctgggtcacggtgccgctctgtacagtaatgtccaagaggccaccatgccccctgggttcttctatttatctatttgagacgaaatcaccaaatcaccaccatacatacatacatacatacatacatacatacatacataaaaacacattttctgtattttctgcatgtatggaCTTTTGGAGAGAAGATAAACACCTCTCTTATAGAAAAGACACAATGGAGCTGCTATGACAAGCATGGGAGTACCAACTGGTATTTTTTACcaactggttttgttttttttttaccaactggttttggttttcatcttcagtgcaataacttctttagtgaacagagatgaccgaatgatttttatgttcatagctgtttgtcacctgtcttgtTGTTAGGCAATAgacttgatggagagggaacctgatctcatctttgtcaaggaggagtcatatgatgatcatcccattggccagcagattcGTTTCACAGATAAGTAagtttgctttcaaaaaaaaaaaccaaacaaacaaaacaaatcattgaaatcctgatagtttctgtgattaaACTGCCTTTATTCTCAATTAACAgtttctgaggaggacagcatgcttcatagatctgttgatgtgctgcagcttcactcaggggacttaaacaacttccccatgATGGCTGACACTcagaacaatgcacacagccaacaattatggacaggtaggtgatgcaacaatgagttctctggttgacaacacatatcctccTTCCCGGGCGCTCGCATGCTCCTCTCTCGGGCTGTGCGACGCCCCCCGAGCAGGCCTGAGAGCCTGTGCACTCTCATTTCAGTCAGGGTGCTGTCTATACatgctgctggggcatgctgggagatggggacggtgccagtttagttttttgttagttttttttttatagtgttataattagatttcctttagtgtgttttcatttgtgtgaaggatttgtgctattcagaatatttattctatattttatttgtatattattcttttattttctttattattctagagtaataaaattttgtgttttttattttatattattgttattctctgttgttctgtgtgattATTTATATTCTTGCCACTTTTATGTGTATAGAGtatatttgtttaatttctgataactttaatttctaaattgttttggcaatgttggagttggagattgttataatataaatatttttaaaacatggGGGGGCGCTCGGAGGGGttgtcgcccagggagtaattcagtgtagaaccgccactgcatGATTTTTGGCCAGATTTAGACAGCCTGACCTAACAAGGAGACACAGGTTGGAGGGTAATGAAAGACCAGAAATCACGCCATGTGAATGTCATCCACTTTGCCTGTTTgtagatgtgtgagtgtgagaaagagCAGCACCGTGTGTGTGACACTATGGAGACTCCAGTTATGCTAGGGGGTGTAACTCTGTGACCCATTCACATGGTTAATAAAACATTCATAGAAGGAGAGGAATGTTATGGTTTTTGTATGCGTGTGCATGTATGCGCAACCaaacgtatgtgtgtgtgtgcatgcatgtgtgtgtgtgagagagtgagaatgtgtgtgtatgtgtccttgTGTCTGTGATGTTGGGCCTCCTGCAGTGACCCCACGGAGTGCACCATTCTGTCCACAAACAAAGGGCCGGCTGTTCCCCCCCACTTCAGCCGTGGACTGCTCCAACACTGCCGACCGTTCGCCGCCGAGCTAACCAAATATTTCCCTTCCTGCTCTGAATTTGTCTCAATaaatagttttgtgttttggggttttctttctcctctggcTCTTTGCTTTTGATAGAGGGCTCTTGAACACACAGGTGGTCATTCAATCTCAGTCCTAAGGCAAAACTGGACATCTTGTTTTACCTGAGGTTGAGAACTTGAGGACAGAACCTCACTTCTCATGCTTTCACCTTGTGTGACATCTTGACTTTTGTATGGAAAAACCATCCCACGGTACAGCGGGCCTCTGTGGGAGTattatttcatgtttaattGACATCTGACTGATTCAGGTTCATTTTGTTCACTTCTGTCCTCACAGCCTGTGGCGAGGTATAGAGAGATGTATTGTGCTTAATatttcactgactgacagagtaTTTTCTCTGAGCATGGCTCAAACCACTTGACAGGAGGGGCGATCGGTGAttaaggaaaataaatgtgtgtgtgtgtgtgtgtgtgtggtgtgtctgtACGCATTTCAAACATTGATGTCCATTCCCAGGTCTGACATGCAGCCTTTGTTCTGTGTCTCTCAATGGCCGTGTTATACACTGACAGAAATATCAAGGTTGTACTGTGTGCCTTGACTAATAGCTAATGGCTTATTATTTTTTGTGGTTCACATTCATGTTGTGAACTTATGTTTCTGTGCAGTTGCCAGTTGCCAGTTGCCATGCCAAATATAATTGCCTCCATGAAAGACCTTTCCTAATATCAAATGTTGAACACCTCTGCACTCAGACACTGAAATGTGCAGTGTGAGCTGGGAATGCAGAATATTCTAGAGAGAGCGTGATTTGAGCTGTTACTTGTGGTGTTGTGTTTACTCTGACGCCCGTGATATTCATTACAGGCTGCGCTGTGTGCTGCTACTTCCTGAACACGTCCCATTGGCCCGTGACCTTCACCTCTACAGGCTTCCTTTAAACCCCATTGGGCTGGAGCCAGGATGGAGGAAATTGCAGTGGGAGACTGATTGGCTAAATCCTTTAATTATTTGGATTTCACAAAGTCTGAGTGACTTTGCCTTTGGTAATTGACTGTGTTGAACAAAGATGGGAATGTTCGGCCTTCTTGACAGAGcatgtttatttataaaaaggaaaaaaagaaaaagaaaaaactaaaattcaAGTGAAATTTGAGATTTTATTTGAGATCTGGGAATTGGAGCTGGTTTCATAAtattgacagaaaacagagacgAAACACTTGGGAATGAGCTTGAGTAttttaactgtaaaacaaatcaaagggCACTTATTTGTCACTTCCTCCTCACTTCACATTTCTGGTGTTTATTTAACTTGACTTCTGAGAAGGGAAGAATGGACGAAGTGTATTTCTTCAGTGGGATGTGATAATTTTGTGCGTGCATGCTGGGGTGTTTTACCAGAATGTGATATGCCCACACACATTCGGTACAATATCCTGCTGAGATTTACATGAGGTTTGTTTCTGTTGGGCTGACTTTTACTCAACGGCCTCAAggctcctttaaaaaaaaaaaaaagcttgttatCCCAGAGCTCCAGCTCTCTAAAGAAAGCAGATATGTAATTCATGTTGGGAATATGATGGCAGGACCTTTTCATAGCTTGATGGACCTGTCAGACTGACCCTTGCTCTAATTTGCTTCTGTCTCCATCATTTAGCGAGGCAGTGTGTAATATTTCCCAATAAATGTACCCCTTCTAGCAGAGTAATAACTACAATATCTATTTCCCATTAGTGGGGGTTCAGGCCTCCTGTCGCTCTCTGGCCTCTAATTGGACATGACCGTTGCTCCGGTGATGTCATGTTAGTGGTTTTCAGGAAGTGAGAAGCCTGATAGTGGTAAGTGACTGATTACTGAGAGTTAGGAAAGTAGAGCACGAAAAGAAACATGTTGTTATATTTCCAAGTCATGTTGAATCAGTTTAATATTTCATGATTCTGGCAATCGCTGACTCAAGAACAAACATTTCATCCACTGGGGTCTATTGTCTCTGTCGATGTTACAGGCAGGTCAGCGTACAGAATAAATATACAATATGAGAGAGTGAGACCCGTGTACATTGTCAGCCCCAGAGAGCCTGCTGTAAGGTCAAGGCCAGAGCAGCGGTAGCTAATCTCATAGGAACGCAGATTCAATTAATATCAGTGAAGGCCCTTTGTTGATAACTTCCTGGTTTTAAACAAAGTGAACTTTCAGCTTTCTCTACATTATTGCTTTCATTCtggcatcagacaagaagacaaggggaaacttttttttttaattttaaatcaaCACAGGGAACCAGCACCACATTGTATGAGGGAGAATGCCAAGATGTTTTAGCGTTGCATAGGCGCTGTGGTGCTGCATTGTTGCA
This region includes:
- the gdf10a gene encoding growth/differentiation factor 10; this translates as MMSSHLFLLMLNCFLGAASVRIMRGDSWGAQDSSFLQSSSDPFSDDLDQDMVSQHMFKLYEKYNRENRLKEGNTVRSFRASSESSDHRTVYRLNFTTLQDSEVILSATFHFLLDRRPHQKPWFCKRFKSPSCRSSAIHPSPSVSLLLRSVPSGSEVRSGSMGSFLGNVTFHPHRRGVWQMKDVTQVIKEARNKGHLLVSVELDLGQQYQRRPEEALSAGSLPYLLMYANDQALAEPNSVAASLQRYDPLSEGGEPSHSSQASQLLHRPNSSPESKGRVRREATLPSDPIQNNELPEVDYRPDGYRKDDLWESAWYLKPKPKSGRKEKKRKSQEEEGVEESRGEPVREEPQVLKEGERTSHGLRPGDSAVKKFKDSRTPTISDGRKHERRNEGKDGKKHKGSSNTQSPVLSFDEQTMRNARRRQWGNTQHRGCSRRNLRVDFADIGWSEWVIAPKAFEAYYCAGTCGFPMPKVARPSNHATIQSIVRAVGIISGVPEPCCVPEKMSPLGVLYQDESRNPVFKVYPNMSVQSCSCR